The following proteins are co-located in the Pomacea canaliculata isolate SZHN2017 linkage group LG8, ASM307304v1, whole genome shotgun sequence genome:
- the LOC112570734 gene encoding uncharacterized protein LOC112570734 isoform X1 → MQTKYRKQSSLTISESTNNHQSLFSQSLAIIMSSEYSTTLGKTQPPLAKQGGKLLDLAFAMDTTGSMGSYIDAARDNVRRIAEEIVAKETCDVRLALVNYRDHPPQETSYVTEVHDFTPAVAEMKRWLENTSANGGGDAPEAVADALHQVVKLSWRPEATKICVLISDAPPHGLQESGDTFPNGCPDGLDPMMTARQMAEKAITLYVAGCEPSITPYKDFFAALAHITGGQYVPLQAASSLTSVIVGSTQEEMSLEKLMDQVKQMYVAEVSQLGEANVDLSALSARVRDQLNIHGESSIHLKVNKKHLEPPSSHATTLAECTCMEDVRREWKPESAAPGIAAPEFAAFPVATAAAPEASLSEEAFVFETEEGAVSLEQAQRMLQKTRMRGEDFKPE, encoded by the exons ATGCAGACTAAATATAGAAAGCAGAGTA GTCTGACCATCAGCGAATCAACCAACAACCACCAAAGCCTGTTTTCCCAGTCTCTCGCCATCATCATGTCATCAGAATATTCCACTACCCTAGGGAAGACGCAGCCTCCTTTGGCGAAACAAGGAGGCAAACTGCTGGACCTGGCGTTCGCCATGGATACAACTGGCAGCATGGGATCCTACATCGACGCCGCCAGGGACAACGTGCGCAGAATCGCGGAAGAGATCGTTGCCAAGGAGACGTGTGACGTACGCCTGGCTCTGGTCAACTATCGCGACCATCCACCCCAG GAGACATCGTACGTGACGGAGGTGCATGATTTCACTCCTGCAGTAGCCGAGATGAAGCGATGGCTAGAGAACACTAGCGCGAATGGTGGCGGCGACGCACCTGAAGCTGTCGCCGACGCTTTGCACCAG GTTGTAAAACTATCGTGGCGGCCAGAAGCTACCAAAATCTGTGTCCTCATCTCCGACGCCCCTCCACATGGACTTCAGGAAAGCGGAGACACCTTTCCAAACGGCTGCCCTGACGGTCTTGACCCCATGATGACTGCGCGACAGATGGCGGAGAAGGCCATCACGTTGTACGTGGCTGGCTGCGAGCCCTCCATCACACCTTACAAGGACTTCTTCGCCGCTCTTGCTCACATCACAGGTGGACAGTACGTGCCCCTGCAGGCTGCGTCGTCACTGACCTCAGTAATAGTCGGAAGTACTCAGGAGGAAATGTCGCTAGAAAAGCTGATGGATCAA GTGAAGCAGATGTACGTGGCCGAAGTCAGCCAGCTAGGGGAGGCAAATGTGGACTTGAGTGCTTTGTCGGCGCGAGTCAGGGATCAGCTCAACATTCACGGGGAAAGCTCGATTCATCTGAAGGTCAACAAGAAACATCTGGAGCCACCATCTTCCCACGCGACGACACTTGCTGAGTGCACGTGCATGGAGGACGTCAGAAGGGAGTGGAAGCCAGAGTCTGCTGCCCCTGGCATTGCCGCCCCTGAGTTCGCAGCTTTCCCTGTCGCAACCGCAGCGGCACCGGAAGCATCCCTTTCTGAGGAAGCATTCGTCTTCGAGACAGAGGAAGGAGCAGTCAGTCTGGAACAAGCGCAACGAATGTTGCAGAAAACCCGCATGCGCGGTGAAGACTTCAAGCCCGAATAG
- the LOC112570734 gene encoding uncharacterized protein LOC112570734 isoform X2, with protein MSSEYSTTLGKTQPPLAKQGGKLLDLAFAMDTTGSMGSYIDAARDNVRRIAEEIVAKETCDVRLALVNYRDHPPQETSYVTEVHDFTPAVAEMKRWLENTSANGGGDAPEAVADALHQVVKLSWRPEATKICVLISDAPPHGLQESGDTFPNGCPDGLDPMMTARQMAEKAITLYVAGCEPSITPYKDFFAALAHITGGQYVPLQAASSLTSVIVGSTQEEMSLEKLMDQVKQMYVAEVSQLGEANVDLSALSARVRDQLNIHGESSIHLKVNKKHLEPPSSHATTLAECTCMEDVRREWKPESAAPGIAAPEFAAFPVATAAAPEASLSEEAFVFETEEGAVSLEQAQRMLQKTRMRGEDFKPE; from the exons ATGTCATCAGAATATTCCACTACCCTAGGGAAGACGCAGCCTCCTTTGGCGAAACAAGGAGGCAAACTGCTGGACCTGGCGTTCGCCATGGATACAACTGGCAGCATGGGATCCTACATCGACGCCGCCAGGGACAACGTGCGCAGAATCGCGGAAGAGATCGTTGCCAAGGAGACGTGTGACGTACGCCTGGCTCTGGTCAACTATCGCGACCATCCACCCCAG GAGACATCGTACGTGACGGAGGTGCATGATTTCACTCCTGCAGTAGCCGAGATGAAGCGATGGCTAGAGAACACTAGCGCGAATGGTGGCGGCGACGCACCTGAAGCTGTCGCCGACGCTTTGCACCAG GTTGTAAAACTATCGTGGCGGCCAGAAGCTACCAAAATCTGTGTCCTCATCTCCGACGCCCCTCCACATGGACTTCAGGAAAGCGGAGACACCTTTCCAAACGGCTGCCCTGACGGTCTTGACCCCATGATGACTGCGCGACAGATGGCGGAGAAGGCCATCACGTTGTACGTGGCTGGCTGCGAGCCCTCCATCACACCTTACAAGGACTTCTTCGCCGCTCTTGCTCACATCACAGGTGGACAGTACGTGCCCCTGCAGGCTGCGTCGTCACTGACCTCAGTAATAGTCGGAAGTACTCAGGAGGAAATGTCGCTAGAAAAGCTGATGGATCAA GTGAAGCAGATGTACGTGGCCGAAGTCAGCCAGCTAGGGGAGGCAAATGTGGACTTGAGTGCTTTGTCGGCGCGAGTCAGGGATCAGCTCAACATTCACGGGGAAAGCTCGATTCATCTGAAGGTCAACAAGAAACATCTGGAGCCACCATCTTCCCACGCGACGACACTTGCTGAGTGCACGTGCATGGAGGACGTCAGAAGGGAGTGGAAGCCAGAGTCTGCTGCCCCTGGCATTGCCGCCCCTGAGTTCGCAGCTTTCCCTGTCGCAACCGCAGCGGCACCGGAAGCATCCCTTTCTGAGGAAGCATTCGTCTTCGAGACAGAGGAAGGAGCAGTCAGTCTGGAACAAGCGCAACGAATGTTGCAGAAAACCCGCATGCGCGGTGAAGACTTCAAGCCCGAATAG